In Miscanthus floridulus cultivar M001 chromosome 8, ASM1932011v1, whole genome shotgun sequence, the sequence gctctccctcgtagaatcaaagctcctccttgacgtccgttaccgctcgacagagaacatgctcgccgagataaacacggtccgcaagttcaactagtacggattttctataattttctaagtttttcatttcataaaaagttaaaataaaaagtacggtgattgacaaactactgcgacgatatcgggatatgtgaataaataaccatccgtactagttgaacttgcttacgtgatcatctcgacgagcatttctccaccggacggcaccgtacttggtcaaggaagagctccgattctacaaggaagggaacacggtcttccacgaccgttgccgctctccctcgtagaatcaaagctcctccttgacgtccgttaccgctcggcagagaacatggtcgccgagatgaacacggtccgcaagttcaactagctactttaaccttctttcatgtaaatatgcaagcttgaagtgattttgagctcaaattgcttacaaatgaaaaaaaccataataaagaaccatatatatatatagtgaacaaaatgagataagacaatggtgaaaaatgagagtatgagattggtaacctttacaactgaagaatcgacggagaaatcaaagaaatcgacggaggaatcgaagaatagatggaggaacaatggagggagggaggaagcaagaacactactgcagtgagcttcaaaatacgctgagctcgggctcggggaggaagaaggagacggccgatatataaagggggggcctttagtcccggttggtggatccaaccgggactaaaggtaactttccaaccccgggtgcagccatggcccgggagtagaactttactcccggttggatccaccaaccgggagtaaaagtatacctttagtcccggttggaggctccaaccgggactaaaggtccctgccacctctgtctggcgcagtagccgttgggcagggacctttagtcccggttggagcctccaactgggactaaaggtatttctagtcccgggggcaaaaaattccgggactacagcccattttggccgaggatcaaaggtctgttctctactagtggttgaTATGCTGAAAAAAACTCTAAGGCGATAGAAACACTGATTATTATGTCTTGAGATTATCTTTAACTATGGAAATTTGTGTATGCAGTTGCCGTTTTCTGAAAGATGGAAAATTCTGGAAGATGAAATAATAAGACCACGTTATCATGAGAAAAAGCCATTTGAGAGTGGTGCTAAGAGCAATCCGCTGTACAAATATGACATGGAATTATTTTCGGTATTGGATTTTAGCACTTCTGAATTATGATGTTCAATTCATGAGTTCTGCAAAGccacttttctttttctttttgttgatTATATGACATTACCAGGTTAGGAGAGGATTTTTGGGTGCTCTCCACAGTGAAAAGGTTGCTTAAGGAGTTTATTCGCCATGATGCTGATGGCCTTATATTTCAGGTAAGATTTGTTTTCTGTTTGTTTATTATGATATGAGGATGGTAAGGCATGTTGTTTGCTTTATATGGATCATTTATCGAGTTCTTCCATAAAGATTGATCTATCTTTATTTGGCTGCAATCTAACTAGCAAATGTGATGATTCTGGTCTACTTGGTTTTTGTGTGCAACCGGGACTCAACAGGACAAATTGCATGATTTGGGAATAGCTTATTTTATTGTAGGAATGAGCCTGATAATGGTCATATTTTCTTAGTGCTGTTTGTATTTCCAATGTGCGGTGCTATGATATGTAAAATATACACATACTTATTTGTTATTAGTGTGTCTTTCGTCTTTGTTGGGCTTACTTTGTAACGAGACATTTCTATTTCTGAGTTATGACCATGGCCATTTCCTGTTTGAAATCAGTTTTCTGTTTCTGTTGGTGGGTTGGGGGGCGTTCTTATGGGTCATGTGAGGTGTTTGCAGCAAGCTAAAACCTTTGTACACTTTACTTCTTGCTGGTCACTTGATAATTCACAGATACTTTGTTTTCCATTTTTACTTTTCACGTGTAGATGTTATGCGTCTGTTTACAAGTAGTTTgagttctttgtttttttttttggtgtgtaCGTGTTCACTCATGGAGTTGTTGCCTACTTGTTAAGACTTGTATATAAaaaggcgtacccagtgcagaaagCTCCtgctctatgcggggtctgggaagggtatcaatggcaagccttatcctcgcctgtgtaatgcgaggagaccgcgacttgaacctaggaccttccggtcacaggcggtaagactctaccgcttgcaccaggcccgcccttcacttGTTAAGACTTGTATATAGCTTAGAAAATTTTGTTGTGGATGTGTAGAATCCTGGACCAAATTTTGAACAGTGCTAGATATGGAACTGCTGTCCCTTCTGTGACCTTGAACATCCATTGTAACTATGTATTCTGTGGTTATTTACTAGTACATTTTGGTTTTATTTGGCTGATATGCGTCAATTGTTCTTGCAGGGCTGGGATGATCCATATGTAACTCGTACTCATGAAGGTCTTCTAAAATGGAAGTACCCTGAGATGAATTATGTGGACTTTCTGTTTGAGGTCACCAATTTTAACTATTTGTTTTAAATGGTTTAGTCATAGTGAAGATTTTTTTTTGATATTGGTGATTTTGTTATGCCTGATTAATGCAGCTTACAAATGATAATCGTCAACTGGTCTTCCTTTATGAGAGAGGAAAAAAGAAACTTATGGATGCTGCTCGGATAGCATTTACTGGTAACATGTATTTCAATTATCATGATGACCTTGTTCGTTGTGTAGTCAGCTTATTTGTCTCTTTAAGTGCTGAActaatattcttttaacaaatttaAAACATATTTATTTATTGGAGTATTATCTCATAACGGTATATATTTtaaatttttttcttttattttttgtaaaAGTATCCTATCCTATTTGTTTTATATTTATTGTTGTTTTGAAACTTATACAGACGATGTGGATCCATCCTCTGTCGCTGGGAGGATTGTTGAGTGTTCCTGGAATAAGGAAGAGAAGTGTTGGGCCTGTATGCGTATTAGATCTGATAAATCAACTCCAAACGACATCAACACATACCGGAAGGCTAGTTGTCATTTTCTGTTTTACTTCCTTCGTTTTATTTTCTTAAGAATATTGCTGCATGTAAATCTCATCTTGATCTTTGCTGGAAAATTTCAATGTACTCATTTGAAATATTTTTGCTGTTAGGGCAAAATCATTTTCCAAAACACAGTAGGTCTGTCACATTGGATCATAGTATTTCTGTTTGCATGGGTAGCTCTCCTTACGATCGTTCCATTTTCTGCCTTCAGAATCTTTTGTGATCCTGCTTTCTAAGACGTTCACTTCAGCAATTCTCAAAGTCAGTTACAACTGTAAGTAGTTTAGCATCATTTTTCTTTGCGGGTGGTTGATCATCATTGTTTTTTTGTGGGTTGTTGAGCATCATATTTTGCCCATGTCTAAACAAGTACTCCGTATTTGGGTGGGAAAGCGAACAACTGCAGTACTGTTACATTTTATTTGCATGATCTGCAGGTGATGAGGAGTATCACAGATAACAACATTACCAAGGAAAAGCTTCTCGAAGAGATTGATGAGATAACGCTCCTCCCGATGTATGCTGATAGGATGCATGCTCATACAAAGATGGCTCAACAATGGCGGAGATGAAGAAACCAGCCGCTAGTCTCGTTGCTGCGCTCTCCTACTGCGTCTGGCTCCTGTAGCTTTGTAATTAGTACTGTAGAGGTTTCGGTAGCCATATATGGTGGCTGACTGGGTCTGGGCAGCCAACTAATTCCTTGTAAGTATAGATTTATATATACTATTAGGGTAGAGATTAGATAGAATCCTAGGTAAGTAGGTATAAAAAGTGTTGGACGTATTCAGTTTGAGAACAGATGACAGCGAGCTTTGATCAATTGATTGGCTTGATTTGATTTCTTCGTTCTCTTTGGGGTGCTTGTATAATTAAGGAAATTTCAAAGCTTATTCAGCTGCTTACATTAATCTACAGAATCTAGAAGCTAGTTAATCTTCACAGCAAACATTTGGCTACATACAGGCTCAAGATCCTGCAGCAAAGCAAAATCTAGGTACATGAGCAAATCATTGACAGGCACTGAACACGAGGCAAAAGTAGTTGTATCGTGGCGCCGGACTAGGCGTAGTCTGAATCCGGCGTGGTGCTGAACACCGGCCTGTCCTTGTCCACCACCACGGCGGGCgctacggcggcggcgctggcgcctGGCGGCGCCGCTGCTCCCGCTCTTGCGCCGTGGCTTGGCCT encodes:
- the LOC136475530 gene encoding uncharacterized protein, whose product is MQLTNDNRQLVFLYERGKKKLMDAARIAFTDDVDPSSVAGRIVECSWNKEEKCWACMRIRSDKSTPNDINTYRKVMRSITDNNITKEKLLEEIDEITLLPMYADRMHAHTKMAQQWRR